In Capricornis sumatraensis isolate serow.1 chromosome 16, serow.2, whole genome shotgun sequence, a genomic segment contains:
- the LOC138092684 gene encoding olfactory receptor 51I2, with product MGLFNITHPAFFLLTGIPGLESSQFWLAGPLCVMYAVALGGNTVILQAVRVEPSLHQPMCYFLSMLSFSDVAMSVATLPTVLRTFCLNARTIDFDACLIQMFLIHSFSMMESGILLAMSFDRYVAICDPLRYATVLTNEVIAGMGLAVASRSFITLFPLPFLIQRLPICRSNVLSHSYCLHPDMMKLACADITINIVYGLFVLISTFGMDLLFIFLSYVLILHSVMAIASREERLKALNTCVSHILAVLAFYVPMIGVSMVHRFGKNVPRYIHVLLSNIYLFVPPVLNPLIYSAKTKEIR from the coding sequence ATGGGATTGTTCAATATCACTCACCCTGCCTTTTTCCTTCTGACTGGTATCCCTGGCCTGGAGAGCTCTCAGTTCTGGCTAGCAGGACCCCTCTGTGTGATGTATGCTGTGGCTCTCGGGGGCAACACAGTGATCCTGCAGGCTGTGAGAGTGGAGCCCAGCCTGCATCAGCCCATGTGCTACTTCCTGTCCATGCTGTCTTTCAGCGACGTGGCCATGTCCGTGGCCACACTGCCCACTGTTCTCAGAACCTTCTGCCTCAATGCCCGCACCATTGATTTTGATGCCTGCCTAATTCAGATGTTCCTCATCCATTCCTTCTCCATGATGGAGTCAGGCATTCTGCTGGCCATGAGCtttgaccgctatgtggccatttGTGATCCCTTGCGCTATGCCACTGTGCTCACTAACGAAGTCATCGCTGGAATGGGTTTAGCAGTGGCTTCTCGGAGCTTCATCaccctctttcctcttcccttcctcatCCAGAGGCTGCCTATCTGCAGATCCAATGTCCTTTCCCACTCCTACTGCCTTCACCCAGACATGATGAAGCTGGCCTGTGCTGACATCACAATCAATATCGTCTATGGACTCTTTGTTCTTATATCGACGTTTGGCATGGACTTGTTATTTATCTTCCTCTCCTATGTGCTCATTCTGCACTCAGTCATGGCCATTGCCTCCCGTGAGGAACGCCTCAAAGCTCTCAACACATGTGTGTCACATATCTTGGCTGTACTTGCATTTTATGTACCAATGATTGGGGTCTCCATGGTCCACCGCTTTGGGAAAAATGTCCCACGCTACATACATGTCCTTTTGTCCAACATCTACCTCTTCGTGCCTCCTGTGCTCAACCCTCTCATTTATAGCGCCAAGACAAAGGAGATCCGTTGA
- the LOC138092916 gene encoding olfactory receptor 51I1 — MLGLNGTPFQPATLQLTGIPGMQTGQAWVALVFCTLYLISIIGNLTILVLVIREPALHQPMYYFLSMLSLNDLGVSFSTLPTMLATFCFNDRHVDFDACLAQMFFIHTFSFMESGILLAMSFDRFVAICDPLRYATVLTNNRILAMGLGILTKSFTTLLPFPFLVKRLPFCKGNVLHHSYCLHPDLMKVACGDIHVNNIYGLFVVIFTYGIDSTFILLSYTLILKAVLAIASQEQRFKALNTCMSHICAVLAFYVPIIAVSMIHRFWKSAPLVVHVMMSNVYLFIPPMLNPIIYSVKTKEIRRGIHQVFCKSWG, encoded by the coding sequence ATGTTGGGCCTCAATGGCACCCCCTTCCAGCCAGCCACACTCCAGCTAACAGGCATCCCTGGGATGCAGACGGGTCAAGCCTGGGTTGCTCTGGTTTTCTGCACCCTCTACCTGATTTCCATCATAGGCAACCTCACCATCCTTGTTCTGGTGATTCGAGAGCCTGCTCTACACCAGCCCATGTACTACTTCCTCTCTATGCTCTCCCTCAATGATCTGGGAGTGTCCTTTTCTACACTTCCCACCATGCTCGCTACCTTCTGCTTCAACGATCGTCATGTTGACTTTGATGCCTGCTTGGCTCAGATGTTCTTCATTCATACTTTCTCTTTCATGGAATCAGGCATACTGCTGGCCATGAGCTTTGATCGTTTTGTGGCTATTTGTGACCCACTACGCTATGCAACTGTGCTCACCAACAACCGCATCTTGGCTATGGGCCTTGGCATCCTTACCAAAAGTTTCACCACTCTCTTGCCTTTCCCCTTTCTGGTGAAACGACTGCCCTTCTGCAAAGGCAATGTTTTACATCACTCGTACTGCCTCCATCCAGATCTCATGAAAGTGGCATGTGGAGATATCCATGTTAATAACATCTATGGGCTCTTTGTGGTTATTTTTACCTATGGCATAGACTCAACTTTTATCCTGCTTTCGTATACATTGATCCTGAAAGCAGTGCTGGCAATTGCATCCCAGGAGCAGCGGTTCAAAGCTCTCAACACCTGCATGTCCCACATCTGTGCAGTATTGGCTTTTTATGTGCCTATAATCGCTGTCTCCATGATCCACCGCTTCTGGAAAAGTGCCCCACTTGTTGTTCATGTCATGATGTCCAATGTCTACCTGTTTATACCCCCCATGCTCAACCCCATCATCTACAGTGTGAAGACAAAGGAGATACGCAGAGGGATCCATCAAGTCTTCTGCAAGTCTTGGGGCTGA